One segment of Thermosinus carboxydivorans Nor1 DNA contains the following:
- the guaB gene encoding IMP dehydrogenase — MFDDKFGPEGLTFDDVLLIPAKSDVLPREVDVSTNLTRNIKLNIPIISSGMDTVTEARMAIAMAREGGLGVIHKNMSIERQANEIDKVKRSEHGIIVDPIFLSPENTLQDAHDLMEKYRISGVPVTDKGKLVGILTNRDLRFETDLRRKIRECMTHEHLITAPVGTSLEQAKEILRQHRIEKLPLVDEHGNLKGLITIKDIEKAQKYPNSAKDNKGRLLVAAAVGVGADMMDRVDAIVAAKVDVIVIDTAHGHSRGVLEAVKKIKQAYPNIDLIAGNVATAEATRDLIEAGADAVKVGIGPGSICTTRVIAGIGVPQITAIYDCARAAREYKVPIIADGGIKYSGDITKAIAAGAHVVMIGNLLAGTEESPGEMIIYQGRSYKVYRGMGSLGAMAEGSKDRYFQENMDKLVPEGIEGRVPYKGSVADTVFQLVGGLKAGMGYCGVRNIEELINKTRFIRITGAGLKESHPHDIHITKEAPNYSL, encoded by the coding sequence ATGTTTGATGACAAGTTTGGACCTGAAGGTTTAACTTTTGACGATGTGCTGTTAATACCTGCTAAATCGGATGTGTTACCTCGTGAAGTAGATGTCAGTACTAATTTAACTCGTAATATTAAGTTAAACATTCCTATTATTAGTTCTGGCATGGACACCGTAACCGAAGCACGGATGGCCATTGCGATGGCGCGGGAAGGCGGACTGGGTGTAATTCATAAAAATATGTCGATCGAGCGACAGGCTAACGAGATTGATAAAGTTAAACGGTCAGAGCACGGAATTATTGTTGATCCTATTTTTCTTTCGCCCGAAAATACCTTACAAGATGCACATGATTTGATGGAAAAATACCGTATCTCAGGTGTACCTGTTACGGATAAGGGGAAGCTTGTCGGGATATTAACCAACCGTGATTTGCGTTTTGAAACGGATTTGAGGCGGAAAATTCGCGAATGCATGACTCATGAACATCTGATTACTGCACCTGTTGGCACTTCCCTTGAACAAGCTAAGGAAATTTTGCGCCAACACCGCATCGAAAAACTGCCGCTTGTAGATGAACACGGCAACCTGAAAGGGCTTATTACCATTAAAGACATCGAAAAAGCACAGAAATATCCTAATTCGGCCAAGGATAACAAAGGGCGGTTGTTAGTTGCTGCAGCCGTCGGCGTAGGCGCCGACATGATGGATCGCGTGGATGCTATCGTGGCGGCGAAAGTCGATGTCATCGTTATCGACACTGCACATGGTCATTCGCGTGGCGTACTTGAAGCTGTAAAGAAGATCAAACAGGCTTATCCCAATATCGATTTGATTGCCGGCAATGTTGCTACAGCAGAGGCAACCCGCGATTTAATTGAAGCAGGTGCTGATGCTGTAAAAGTAGGCATTGGGCCTGGGTCGATTTGTACTACTCGTGTTATTGCCGGTATCGGGGTTCCGCAAATTACGGCTATTTATGATTGCGCTCGTGCGGCACGGGAGTATAAAGTTCCGATTATTGCTGATGGTGGCATCAAGTATTCTGGTGATATTACCAAAGCCATTGCTGCTGGTGCTCATGTTGTAATGATTGGCAACTTACTGGCGGGTACCGAAGAAAGTCCGGGCGAAATGATCATTTATCAAGGTCGTAGTTATAAAGTTTATCGCGGCATGGGTTCTCTCGGCGCGATGGCGGAAGGCAGTAAAGACCGTTACTTCCAAGAAAACATGGACAAGCTTGTGCCGGAAGGTATTGAAGGTCGTGTTCCTTACAAGGGATCTGTGGCCGATACGGTTTTTCAGTTAGTAGGCGGCCTAAAGGCAGGCATGGGTTATTGCGGTGTGCGCAATATAGAAGAACTGATAAACAAAACACGGTTTATCCGGATAACAGGGGCCGGTTTAAAAGAAAGTCATCCTCACGATATTCATATTACTAAAGAAGCACCAAACTACAGTCTATGA
- a CDS encoding polysaccharide deacetylase family protein, producing the protein MMLLPKYFRFACGFGSLVFALLAICPLATLAFEGRNVSSSSGEETKTAAAVVNLPIEYPYSLLMDETNTVLQPGKPVYDKYTVAERKVRNLPTALPVVTPYYAEKIVYLTFDDGPDPENTPKVLDILRQYGIKATFFVVGSQVEQYPHILKRTFEEGHAIGNHSYNHIYSQLYQSAHTYIRQLHQTDDVIKNVIGVRPRISRAPGGSAGSFTKEYWKALEQDGYVEIGWNISSGDASSAKAPQIVDNIIRQMRNKFLWNHAIVLMHDGRGHSETVKALPHIITYFQEQGFEFRVINLETPPAW; encoded by the coding sequence ATGATGTTATTGCCAAAGTATTTTCGTTTTGCCTGCGGTTTTGGCAGTTTAGTGTTTGCGCTCTTAGCCATTTGTCCATTAGCTACGTTAGCCTTTGAAGGCCGTAATGTTTCGTCTAGTAGTGGTGAAGAAACCAAAACCGCCGCTGCCGTAGTTAACCTGCCAATCGAATATCCATATAGTTTATTGATGGACGAAACGAATACAGTGTTGCAGCCCGGAAAACCGGTATATGACAAATATACGGTTGCCGAGCGTAAAGTACGCAATTTGCCGACAGCCTTGCCGGTTGTTACACCTTATTATGCGGAAAAAATAGTGTACCTTACATTTGATGATGGTCCCGATCCGGAAAATACGCCAAAAGTACTGGATATACTCCGCCAATATGGTATTAAGGCTACCTTCTTTGTTGTCGGTTCACAAGTTGAACAATATCCGCATATTCTTAAGAGAACTTTCGAAGAAGGTCATGCGATTGGTAACCATTCTTACAACCATATTTATAGCCAGTTGTATCAATCTGCGCATACGTATATTAGACAGCTGCATCAAACAGATGATGTTATTAAAAACGTCATTGGTGTACGGCCGCGAATTTCGCGCGCGCCAGGCGGTTCAGCAGGCAGTTTTACCAAAGAATATTGGAAAGCTTTGGAACAAGATGGTTATGTAGAAATTGGGTGGAATATTAGTTCCGGCGATGCCTCTAGTGCTAAGGCTCCGCAAATCGTAGACAATATAATCCGGCAAATGCGGAACAAATTTCTCTGGAATCACGCTATTGTCCTGATGCATGATGGCCGTGGTCATAGTGAAACAGTAAAGGCTTTACCGCATATTATTACTTATTTTCAAGAACAAGGTTTCGAATTTCGCGTTATAAATTTAGAAACACCGCCAGCTTGGTAG